The Pseudomonas cucumis sequence CAGCTTCAACACGAAGCAATTCTTCCTGGCGTTGAGCCTCGGCCAGTGCTGCAAGCTGTGCTTGTTCGGCAGCCACTTGTCGCGCGGCGGCTTCGGCGGCAACGAGTGCTTGTTCGGTAGCCAGTCGTTGGGCTTCAGCCAGCACCGCAAGGCGTGCCTGCTCTCGAGCAAGGGTCTGCGCTTGCTCGTTGATCCGTGCCAACTCGGCGGCGATCCGTCGGGCTTCCTGCTCCGCTGCGATTCGCGCCTGATCTTCGGCCTGCACAGCAGCCAGCCAGTTGAGCACGTTGATATGTTGCTGATTGAGAAGCTGGATGGCTTGGCTCAGAAGCCTCGCTTCATGAGCTGCCCGGCAGGATTGACTCCACAACTCCCGCACTCCGGCTGACCGGTCCGTACGCCGGATAGCCGAGGCCTGATTCAGAAAGTCATTGAATTTTTTGCCAAGTGGATCACTTCCATAAAAGCGGTTGGCGATGGCGGTCTGTCTGTGAAGTTCTGCAGTCTTGCGTTGAATCAGCGTGTTTCTGACACCCAGTTCGCGAACCAATGCCGCCGCTGGCGGTAGAGAATGCGTTGGGCCTTCCAGCCGTGTCGCGGCCAGCTCGGCCTCAATTGATTGTGGTAATAATGTGGACTTTGCGCCGAACTCTTGTTCAAGGGCGATCTGAGTGTTGTACATTATTTCGCGGGTTTTATGATTGGCCCCTGCCGGCCCGAACATACCGCTAAATGAATAGCCCTGCGTGGTGTCCTTAAAGGGGTCCCAGTTATTTGGGGGCTCTGCAGTAATATGTGTTGCATCAAGAATCAATGGCGGTTTTTGCATATTCAATTCCTTTGAATTTGCTGTTCAGGGTTTTGATGTGATCAATGGATATAGGTTTGGAAGATGTTCCGACTTGTCGCAGTAGAGAGTGCTCGTCCGTTGATGGATAAGTTATTACTTTACGTTACAGTGGATTTGGAAGTCATGGGGCCGAGAAGTGCGTAAGAAAGCACTCGGGTAATCGAGAGAAGTTTCCTTGATTGAATAAATAATTAGAAATGTCTTTATCTTGAGGAGGATGTTTCTTACCCGCTACAGCGAAACATCTTGTAGGAACACTTGTAGAAGCCTGATTGCCAGACAAATCCATCACCCATAAAAAAGGCCGCTGCAAACGCAGCGGCCAAAGTAAGACGTTGGATCAAGGAGCAACAAATCAACGTCAGTGAACACGGGGCGATGAGTCGAAAAAATACGCTTCAAATCATCTGGATACTGTCGCCAACGGGGGGGCTATCATCCCCCGTCGCTTCATGCTTTCAGGCCGTTTGCCGTGAAAGCCCGGCAAGAATAAGGGCTTGAGCACAAAGGAAAAATAGCGATTCCAGACATGCACTGTTGCAGTCTCAGCAACAGTCGCAGGCTGACCCCTGTAGCAGCTGCCGAAGGCTGCGTTCGGCTGCGAAGCAGTCGTAAACCCTGAATCCACAATGTGCCTGACGGAACGCAGTGCCTGATTTTGCGGCTGCTGCGCAGCCGAACGCAGCCTCGCGAGCTCGGCAGCTGCTACCAGCGAACGCAGCCAGCGGCAGCAGCTACACGTCTTGCTTCATCCATGTCCCATGCGCTGCGCTGATAACCCTCCATCCAGCCCATCCATACCCTGCGCAAACCCCCGTCCCATGCGGGCATTCATCCTTTGGAGGTACAACGCGAATACCTCCTTGGTGCGCTTATCGCTCCCGGCGCGCGGCAGTAGGGTGGGGCCTTCTGTCACTCACCGGGGAAGACGCATGACAAAAACAACAATGCGCGCCATCTTCAAACCGCAAGCGCTGGCCGCTGCGGTGGCCTTGGGTTGCTGTGCCCAGGCACAGGCGGTTTCATTCAACATCGGCGAAATCGAGGGGCAGTTCGATTCCTCGTTGTCCGTCGGCGCGAGCTGGGGCATGCGCGATGCCGACAAGTCGCTGGTGGGCACCGTCAATGGCGGGACCGGCCAATCTTCGACCGGTGACGACGGACGCCTGAACTTCAAGAAAGGCGAGACCTTCTCCAAGATCTTCAAAGGTATCCACGACCTTGAATTGAAGTACGGCGACACGGGTGTGTTCGTCCGTGGCAAGTACTGGTACGACTTCGAGCTCAAGGACGAAGACCGTGAGTTCAAGCAGATCAGTGACAACGGCCGCAAAGAGGGCGCCAAGTCTTCGGGCGCGCAGATCCTCGATGCATTCGTCTATCACAATTATTCCATTGCCGATCTGCCGGGCACCGTGCGCGCCGGCAAACAGGTGGTCAGCTGGGGTGAAAGTACCTTCATCGGCAACTCGATCAACAGCATCAACCCGGTCGACGTTTCCGCGTTCCGGCGCCCTGGCGCGGAGATCAAGGAAGGCCTGATTCCGGTGAACATGCTGTTCGCTTCTCAGGGCCTGACCGACCAGCTCACGGTGGAAGGTTTCTACCAACTGGAGTGGGATCAGACGGTTCTCGACAACTGCGGCACCTTCTTCGGCGTCGACGTGGCAGCGGACGGTTGCAACACCGGTTACACCGTCGGCAGCCCGGCGATTGCCCCGTTGGCGCCGCTGGCGGCAGCCTTTGGCCAACCGATACAGGTCTCCCGCGAGGGTGTGATCATTCCTCGCGGCGGCGACCGCGATGCCCGGGATTCGGGGCAGTGGGGCACAGCCTTGCGCTGGCTCGGTGACGACACCGAATACGGCCTCTACTTCATGAACTACCACAGTCGCACACCGACCGTCGGCACCACCACCGCCGGACTGTCGACACTGGCCAGCCTGCCGGGCATGGTCAGCATTGCCAACCGTCTGGCTCCGGGCAGCGGTTCGGGCCTGGCGCAAAGCGTGATGCTCGGGCGCGGCCAGTACTACCTCGAATACCCGGAAGACATTCGTCTGTACGGTGCGAGCTTCTCCACCACTTTACCCACCGGCACTGCCTGGACTGGCGAAATCAGTTACCGGCCCAACGCTCCGGTGCAGGTCAACACCAACGACCTGACCCTGGCGTTGCTTAACCCGATCGCGGGCGGCGCCGCATCGCCTGTCGCGACCCGGCCAGGTGCTGACAACACCGGTTACCGCCGCAAGGAAGTGACCCAGGTCCAAAGCACCCTGACGCACTTCTTCGACCAAGTGTTGGGCGCTCAACGACTGACCCTGGTCGGTGAAGCTGCGGTGGTACGAGTCGGTGGTCTGGAGTCGCGGAGCAAGCTGCGTTATGGCCGTGATTCGGTCTATGGCCAGTACGGTTTCGGTGGCGATACCGATGGCTTCGTCACCTCAACTTCCTGGGGCTACCGCGCCCGGGCGATTCTCGATTACGCCAACGTGATCGGCGGAATCAACCTCAAACCCAACCTGTCCTGGTCCCATGACGTCGCCGGCTACGGTCCCAACGGGCTGTTCAACGAAGGCGCCAAAGCGGTCAGCGTCGGTGTCGATGCCGATTACCGCAACACCTATACCGCGAGCCTCAGTTACACCGACTTCTTCGGCGGTGACTACAACGTCCTGGAAGACCGTGACTTCCTGGCGCTGAGCTTCGGTGTGAACTTCTGATCTGGCTGAGAAGGATGATGTTAATGCGCAAGATGATTCTGCAATGCGGCGCCCTGGCCCTGAGCCTGCTGGCCGCCAACGTGATGGCGGCAGTCTCGCCGGAAGAAGCCAACAAGCTCGGCGCGACCCTCACGCCACTGGGCGCCGAGAAGGCCGGCAACGCCGACGGCTCGATCCCGGCCTGGACCGGTGGCATCCCAAAAAACGCCGGTGCAGTCGATGGCAAAGGCTTCCTGGCTGACCCGTTCGCCAGCGAAAAACCGTTGTTCACCATCACCGCCGCGACTGTTGATAAGTACAAGGACAAGCTTTCGGATGGCCAGGTGGCGATGTTCAAACGCTACCCGGAAACCTACAAGATCCCGGTCTACCCGACCCATCGCACCGTGGCCCTGCCGCCGGAAATCTACGAATCGGCCAAGCGCAGCGCGCTGAACGTGACCAGCATCAACGACGGTAACGGTCTGGCCAATTTCACCGGCAACCGCTACTACGCATTCCCGATTCCGAAGAACGGCGTCGAGGTGCTGTGGAACCACATCACCCGTTACCACGGCGGCAATCAGCGACGCATCATCACCCAGGTGACCCCGCAGACCAACGGCAGCTACACGTCGATCCGCTTCGAGGAAGAAATCGCCGTACCGCAACTGATGAAGGATCTGGACCCGGACAAAGCCGCCAACGTGCTGACCTTCTTCAAGCAGTCGGTGACCGCGCCGGCGCGGTTGGCGGGGAACGTGCTGCTGGTGCACGAAACCCTTGATCAGGTGAAAGAGCCGCGGCTGGCGTGGATCTACAACGCCGGTCAACGTCGGGTACGTCGTGCGCCGCAAGTGGCCTACGACGGTCCGGGCACCGCCGCTGACGGCCTGCGCACCTCGGATAACTTCGACATGTTCTCCGGTGCACCGGATCGCTACGACTGGAAACTGATCGGCAAAAAGGAAATGTACATTCCCTACAACAGCTACAAACTCGACTCACCGAGCCTCAAGTACGATGACGTGGTGAAGGCCGGGCACATCAACCAGGACTTGACCCGCTACGAGTTGCACCGGGTCTGGGAAGTGGTCGGCACGGTCAAGCCGAGCGAGCGACACATCTACGCCAAACGCCATATGTACCTCGATGAAGACAGCTGGCAAGTGGCGCTGGCGGATCATTACGACGGTCGCGGTCAACTGTGGCGGGTGGGCGAAGGTCACGCCCAGTATTACTACGATCACCAGACTCCGGCCTACACCTTGGAGGCGCTCTACGACATCATTGCCGGTCGATATATTGCCCTGGGAATGAAGAACGAAGAGAAGCACAGCTTCGAATTCGGCTTCGACGCCAAGTCTGCGGACTACACCCCGTCGGCCCTGCGCGCCGAGGGTGTTCGGTAAGGGTTTTGATACATCGGCATCACGAGAGGCGACCTGCGTGTCGCCTTTTTTATGGGCGCCAATCAGCGTCCTGAATACTTCTCAACAAGCGGGTTGGAGAGGGCTAGGGTGGCCGGACAATTATAAAAAGGCACGCCGCAATGACCGCCATGACTCCGTGTCTGGACCGTTCTGGATTCCTGCCCCGCCTGTCCTCTCATCACCTGTCGCGGGCTCGCTTGAGCGAACCGTTACTGGCCTCAACGGCACGGGTTAAGTTGCTCTGCGCACCCGCTGGCAGTGGCAAGAGCGCGCTGCTCGCCGAATGCCTGTTGCAGGCGCCAACCCAGTGTCGAGTGCATTGGTTGCCATTGTCCGGGGTGGCGT is a genomic window containing:
- a CDS encoding DUF1302 domain-containing protein, which translates into the protein MTKTTMRAIFKPQALAAAVALGCCAQAQAVSFNIGEIEGQFDSSLSVGASWGMRDADKSLVGTVNGGTGQSSTGDDGRLNFKKGETFSKIFKGIHDLELKYGDTGVFVRGKYWYDFELKDEDREFKQISDNGRKEGAKSSGAQILDAFVYHNYSIADLPGTVRAGKQVVSWGESTFIGNSINSINPVDVSAFRRPGAEIKEGLIPVNMLFASQGLTDQLTVEGFYQLEWDQTVLDNCGTFFGVDVAADGCNTGYTVGSPAIAPLAPLAAAFGQPIQVSREGVIIPRGGDRDARDSGQWGTALRWLGDDTEYGLYFMNYHSRTPTVGTTTAGLSTLASLPGMVSIANRLAPGSGSGLAQSVMLGRGQYYLEYPEDIRLYGASFSTTLPTGTAWTGEISYRPNAPVQVNTNDLTLALLNPIAGGAASPVATRPGADNTGYRRKEVTQVQSTLTHFFDQVLGAQRLTLVGEAAVVRVGGLESRSKLRYGRDSVYGQYGFGGDTDGFVTSTSWGYRARAILDYANVIGGINLKPNLSWSHDVAGYGPNGLFNEGAKAVSVGVDADYRNTYTASLSYTDFFGGDYNVLEDRDFLALSFGVNF
- a CDS encoding DUF1329 domain-containing protein, with product MRKMILQCGALALSLLAANVMAAVSPEEANKLGATLTPLGAEKAGNADGSIPAWTGGIPKNAGAVDGKGFLADPFASEKPLFTITAATVDKYKDKLSDGQVAMFKRYPETYKIPVYPTHRTVALPPEIYESAKRSALNVTSINDGNGLANFTGNRYYAFPIPKNGVEVLWNHITRYHGGNQRRIITQVTPQTNGSYTSIRFEEEIAVPQLMKDLDPDKAANVLTFFKQSVTAPARLAGNVLLVHETLDQVKEPRLAWIYNAGQRRVRRAPQVAYDGPGTAADGLRTSDNFDMFSGAPDRYDWKLIGKKEMYIPYNSYKLDSPSLKYDDVVKAGHINQDLTRYELHRVWEVVGTVKPSERHIYAKRHMYLDEDSWQVALADHYDGRGQLWRVGEGHAQYYYDHQTPAYTLEALYDIIAGRYIALGMKNEEKHSFEFGFDAKSADYTPSALRAEGVR